The region CGGGACCTTCAATCGATATCTGATTGAAAGAATCAGAGATAAAACCCGTACTGAAATAATTATTCCTACAAAAGAGCTGACAGAATATAAAGAAGCATTAATCTTTGCTTTTATGGGCGTTTTAAGACTTAATGATGAAATCAATATCCTTTCCTCTGCAACAGGCAGTTCTAACGATCACAGCTCCGGAATTTTTGCATAAAAAACCTTCATTTCTGAAGGTTTTCTATTTTTATTTATAAGCTTCGATCTTATCTGTTAAAGTATTGATAAAGTTCTGAAGAGGTTTTTCCACCATCATTTTAATAAACGGATTGAATTTTCCTTCAAACAGCATCTGCACTTCAGTCTGATTTTCGCTAATAGGATTTATAGTTGCTGTTAATGCAAAATCTAAGCTGGAGCTTGCAGATTTTAAAACTGCTTTTTGGTCAGTAACTTCATCAATTTTCAAAGCAATTTCCGGCATCCCTTGTAATCCGAATTTAAATCCGTCTTCTCTTGTTTCAAACTTTTGAAGACCATCCGGCATAAAATCTTTATAATTTTCCGGAGATTTTAGGAGTTCTACCAACTCTTTAGATGATTTATTGACAATAATCTTTCGTCCTTCTAAATTCATTTTTTATTTTTGTATTTAAATTCTTAATTATTACAAATGTATAAAGTTTTTGTGAACGAAAAAAAATTATTGCTATCCAAGCAACCTGAAAATCTAGAAAAAGTGCTTGATTATGAAAACGTCACATCGTTGGAGATCGCACTTGATCTTCTTGAAAATACATCTGTAAAAGAATTGAATGTTTTTGGAGAAAATATAGATAAAATCTGGACTGAATTTCAGAATCTTTTCAGAATCATTGAAGCTGCAGGAGGTATTGTGAATGATACTGATGGCAAGATTCTGTTTATCAAAAGACTTGGAAAGTGGGATCTTCCAAAAGGTAAAATGGAAAAAGGAGAATCCCGTGAGGAATCTGCCGTACGTGAAATTGAAGAAGAAACCGGTCTTAAGGGTGTAGAATTGGTGCGGTTTATTAATACGACTTACCATATTTATATTGAAAGAAACGGGGATAAAGTATTGAAGTGTACGCATTGGTTTGAAATGAATTTCAAAGGAGAGGATACCTCAAAACCTCAGATAGAAGAAGGAATTACCGAAGTGGCCTGGAAAAACACTTCCCAGATTGAAGAGGAAGTTTTCCCCAGTACTTTTAAAAATATTAAGTTAATTATAAAAGAGTTTGGGAGCACAAAAGCTTAACAAGAAACTCTTTATTATAAAAAGTTCACATAAGAAATTTATGTGAACTTTTTTATATCAGGAGTTTATCTTAAATAAAATCTATAGATTTTTCCAGTGCAATACCTCTTGAACCTTTTAATAGGATATTTTCGGATTGGATTTTATGCAGCTTTAAATATTCAATCAATTCTAAAGTATTTTCGAAAGAACCCATAGACGAATTAATCTGCCTGAAGTTTTTTCCTACCGTAATAATTTCATTAAACCCTAATTTCTGAGCCAAATCAAGAATATTCTGATGTTCTTTCTCACTCTCCTCTCCCAGCTCCAGCATATCGCCAATAATAATTGTTTTTGTACCTTCAAAAGTAATGAAGTTCTGCAGTGAAGCCATCATTGAACTTGGATTGGCATTATAGGTATCCAGCACCAACGTTCTGCCGTCTTTTTTAACGATCTGAGAACGCATATTCGTGGGTGTATAGTTTTCTATTGCTTGTCTAATTTGAGGAAAACTAATACCAAAATGAAGACCTAAACTTGCTGCAGCACAAAGGTTGGTAAAATTATATTCTCCTGTAAGCTTTGAAACTG is a window of Candidatus Chryseobacterium colombiense DNA encoding:
- a CDS encoding NUDIX domain-containing protein, with translation MYKVFVNEKKLLLSKQPENLEKVLDYENVTSLEIALDLLENTSVKELNVFGENIDKIWTEFQNLFRIIEAAGGIVNDTDGKILFIKRLGKWDLPKGKMEKGESREESAVREIEEETGLKGVELVRFINTTYHIYIERNGDKVLKCTHWFEMNFKGEDTSKPQIEEGITEVAWKNTSQIEEEVFPSTFKNIKLIIKEFGSTKA
- a CDS encoding SRPBCC family protein, with protein sequence MNLEGRKIIVNKSSKELVELLKSPENYKDFMPDGLQKFETREDGFKFGLQGMPEIALKIDEVTDQKAVLKSASSSLDFALTATINPISENQTEVQMLFEGKFNPFIKMMVEKPLQNFINTLTDKIEAYK